In one Poecilia reticulata strain Guanapo linkage group LG8, Guppy_female_1.0+MT, whole genome shotgun sequence genomic region, the following are encoded:
- the LOC103469309 gene encoding somatostatin receptor type 5-like isoform X2 translates to MDIGSSFFNMTNXNETIMSENXSSTNGSDTTPPMPFSEVTAVIYTTVFXVGFLGNALVIYVVARYTKMKTVTNMYILNLAVADELYIMGIPLMGTNSALSFWPFGNFLCKVSMTADGMCQFASTFCLTLMSIDRFLAVVYPIRSARWRKPRVAKILNGLVWVISFLMAVPLTIFSGVQDKFNTCNISWPEPSETWSLAFILYTSILGFFGPLIVITLCYLIIVIKVKSAGVRAGLTRRRKSERKVTRMVVIIVMVFMLCWLPFFTINIVNLFYVIPESKFTAELYFSLVILTYVNSCANPVLYGFLSDKFNQSFKKVLCFCKQVTTATTDLVESRQNGSKSIQMEVVRNPDIEPFTSKPATDSQ, encoded by the exons ATGGACATCGGCAGCTCCTTCTTCAACATGACCAACTRCAATGAGACAATAATGTCAGAGAATWCCAGCAGCACCAATGGTTCAGACACAACCCCACCAATGCCCTTCAGTGAGGTTACTGCAGTAATCTACACGACTGTCTTCRTAGTGGGATTCTTGGGTAATGCATTAGTTATCTATGTYGTTGCCCGCTACACCAAAATGAAGACAGTGACCAACATGTACATCCTGAATTTAGCCGTGGCGGACGAACTCTACATCATGGGGATCCCTTTAATGGGGACCAACAGTGCGCTGTCCTTCTGGCCATTTGGCAATTTCCTCTGCAAGGTTTCCATGACTGCTGATGGCATGTGCCAGTTTGCCTCCACCTTCTGCCTGACGCTGATGAGCATTGACCGCTTCCTCGCTGTGGTTTATCCTATTCGCAGTGCCAGGTGGCGAAAGCCCCGAGTGGCCAAAATTTTGAATGGCCTGGTGTGGGTCATTTCATTCCTGATGGCRGTGCCGCTCACCATATTCTCGGGTGTGCAGGATAAGTTCAACACCTGCAACATAAGCTGGCCGGAGCCTTCAGAGACGTGGTCACTTGCTTTTATCCTCTACACATCCATCCTGGGCTTCTTCGGCCCTCTGATTGTCATCACCCTCTGCTATCTAATTATTGTTATCAAG GTGAAATCTGCAGGTGTAAGAGCAGGCCTGACAAGGCGGCGCAAGTCAGAACGCAAGGTGACGCGCATGGTGGTGATCATCGTGATGGTCTTTATGCTTTGTTGGCTTCCCTTTTTCACCATCAACATTGTCAACCTGTTTTATGTCATACCTGAGAGCAAATTCACTGCTGAACTCTACTTTTCCCTGGTCATCCTCACCTACGTCAACTCCTGCGCCAACCCAGTCCTCTACGGTTTCCTCTCGGACAAATTCAACCAGAGCTTTAAGAAAGTGCTTTGCTTCTGCAAGCAGGTGACTACTGCAACTACGGACCTAGTAGAGAGCAGACAGAATGGCagtaag TCCATCCAGATGGAGGTTGTAAGGAACCCCGATATTGAGCCTTTCACCTCAAAACCTGCAACGGATTCCCAGTAA
- the LOC103469309 gene encoding somatostatin receptor type 5-like isoform X3 has protein sequence MLCTCLFSLKIIHHKXMDIGSSFFNMTNXNETIMSENXSSTNGSDTTPPMPFSEVTAVIYTTVFXVGFLGNALVIYVVARYTKMKTVTNMYILNLAVADELYIMGIPLMGTNSALSFWPFGNFLCKVSMTADGMCQFASTFCLTLMSIDRFLAVVYPIRSARWRKPRVAKILNGLVWVISFLMAVPLTIFSGVQDKFNTCNISWPEPSETWSLAFILYTSILGFFGPLIVITLCYLIIVIKVKSAGVRAGLTRRRKSERKVTRMVVIIVMVFMLCWLPFFTINIVNLFYVIPESKFTAELYFSLVILTYVNSCANPVLYGFLSDKFNQSFKKVLCFCKQSIQMEVVRNPDIEPFTSKPATDSQ, from the exons ATGTTGTGTACATGTCTTTTCTCTCTTAAGATAATCCACCATAAAMTGATGGACATCGGCAGCTCCTTCTTCAACATGACCAACTRCAATGAGACAATAATGTCAGAGAATWCCAGCAGCACCAATGGTTCAGACACAACCCCACCAATGCCCTTCAGTGAGGTTACTGCAGTAATCTACACGACTGTCTTCRTAGTGGGATTCTTGGGTAATGCATTAGTTATCTATGTYGTTGCCCGCTACACCAAAATGAAGACAGTGACCAACATGTACATCCTGAATTTAGCCGTGGCGGACGAACTCTACATCATGGGGATCCCTTTAATGGGGACCAACAGTGCGCTGTCCTTCTGGCCATTTGGCAATTTCCTCTGCAAGGTTTCCATGACTGCTGATGGCATGTGCCAGTTTGCCTCCACCTTCTGCCTGACGCTGATGAGCATTGACCGCTTCCTCGCTGTGGTTTATCCTATTCGCAGTGCCAGGTGGCGAAAGCCCCGAGTGGCCAAAATTTTGAATGGCCTGGTGTGGGTCATTTCATTCCTGATGGCRGTGCCGCTCACCATATTCTCGGGTGTGCAGGATAAGTTCAACACCTGCAACATAAGCTGGCCGGAGCCTTCAGAGACGTGGTCACTTGCTTTTATCCTCTACACATCCATCCTGGGCTTCTTCGGCCCTCTGATTGTCATCACCCTCTGCTATCTAATTATTGTTATCAAG GTGAAATCTGCAGGTGTAAGAGCAGGCCTGACAAGGCGGCGCAAGTCAGAACGCAAGGTGACGCGCATGGTGGTGATCATCGTGATGGTCTTTATGCTTTGTTGGCTTCCCTTTTTCACCATCAACATTGTCAACCTGTTTTATGTCATACCTGAGAGCAAATTCACTGCTGAACTCTACTTTTCCCTGGTCATCCTCACCTACGTCAACTCCTGCGCCAACCCAGTCCTCTACGGTTTCCTCTCGGACAAATTCAACCAGAGCTTTAAGAAAGTGCTTTGCTTCTGCAAGCAG TCCATCCAGATGGAGGTTGTAAGGAACCCCGATATTGAGCCTTTCACCTCAAAACCTGCAACGGATTCCCAGTAA
- the LOC103469309 gene encoding somatostatin receptor type 5-like isoform X1, giving the protein MLCTCLFSLKIIHHKXMDIGSSFFNMTNXNETIMSENXSSTNGSDTTPPMPFSEVTAVIYTTVFXVGFLGNALVIYVVARYTKMKTVTNMYILNLAVADELYIMGIPLMGTNSALSFWPFGNFLCKVSMTADGMCQFASTFCLTLMSIDRFLAVVYPIRSARWRKPRVAKILNGLVWVISFLMAVPLTIFSGVQDKFNTCNISWPEPSETWSLAFILYTSILGFFGPLIVITLCYLIIVIKVKSAGVRAGLTRRRKSERKVTRMVVIIVMVFMLCWLPFFTINIVNLFYVIPESKFTAELYFSLVILTYVNSCANPVLYGFLSDKFNQSFKKVLCFCKQVTTATTDLVESRQNGSKSIQMEVVRNPDIEPFTSKPATDSQ; this is encoded by the exons ATGTTGTGTACATGTCTTTTCTCTCTTAAGATAATCCACCATAAAMTGATGGACATCGGCAGCTCCTTCTTCAACATGACCAACTRCAATGAGACAATAATGTCAGAGAATWCCAGCAGCACCAATGGTTCAGACACAACCCCACCAATGCCCTTCAGTGAGGTTACTGCAGTAATCTACACGACTGTCTTCRTAGTGGGATTCTTGGGTAATGCATTAGTTATCTATGTYGTTGCCCGCTACACCAAAATGAAGACAGTGACCAACATGTACATCCTGAATTTAGCCGTGGCGGACGAACTCTACATCATGGGGATCCCTTTAATGGGGACCAACAGTGCGCTGTCCTTCTGGCCATTTGGCAATTTCCTCTGCAAGGTTTCCATGACTGCTGATGGCATGTGCCAGTTTGCCTCCACCTTCTGCCTGACGCTGATGAGCATTGACCGCTTCCTCGCTGTGGTTTATCCTATTCGCAGTGCCAGGTGGCGAAAGCCCCGAGTGGCCAAAATTTTGAATGGCCTGGTGTGGGTCATTTCATTCCTGATGGCRGTGCCGCTCACCATATTCTCGGGTGTGCAGGATAAGTTCAACACCTGCAACATAAGCTGGCCGGAGCCTTCAGAGACGTGGTCACTTGCTTTTATCCTCTACACATCCATCCTGGGCTTCTTCGGCCCTCTGATTGTCATCACCCTCTGCTATCTAATTATTGTTATCAAG GTGAAATCTGCAGGTGTAAGAGCAGGCCTGACAAGGCGGCGCAAGTCAGAACGCAAGGTGACGCGCATGGTGGTGATCATCGTGATGGTCTTTATGCTTTGTTGGCTTCCCTTTTTCACCATCAACATTGTCAACCTGTTTTATGTCATACCTGAGAGCAAATTCACTGCTGAACTCTACTTTTCCCTGGTCATCCTCACCTACGTCAACTCCTGCGCCAACCCAGTCCTCTACGGTTTCCTCTCGGACAAATTCAACCAGAGCTTTAAGAAAGTGCTTTGCTTCTGCAAGCAGGTGACTACTGCAACTACGGACCTAGTAGAGAGCAGACAGAATGGCagtaag TCCATCCAGATGGAGGTTGTAAGGAACCCCGATATTGAGCCTTTCACCTCAAAACCTGCAACGGATTCCCAGTAA